Genomic segment of Neochlamydia sp. AcF84:
TCGCGCTAATTTCCATCACGTAGGCAGAAGTCATTCCTTTTTGAAGAGCTGCGCAAATCTCTGGATCTCCTTCCCAAATAATAGGTTGTTCTGAAGCATAACGACGGCAGATAAGAGGCGTTGCTAGCGTAAGGATCTCTTTAGCCTCCTTCCAGTGAACAAAGCTGAAGGCCGTGTCTTCACCCATAATTAAGTAAAATTTACTTGGATATGCCTCTTTTTTCTCCTCCTTGATAATTTCATGTAAAGTATCAATAGTATAAGAGGGCCCGGGACGCTCCAACTCATAAGGAATGATGCCAAAACAGGGAAGTTCCTGCAGAGCAATTTCTAGCATTTTAAGACGGTGATAAGCCAAAGTAGGTTCCGCGCCTAGCTTATCAGGATTGACTAACGCTGGGCAAAACCATATTTCATCGAGTTGATGGGCTTCCATAATTTCTATAGCAGTATTTAAATGCCCAAAATGGATAGGATCAAAAGTACCACCATATATTCCTACATGCTTATGAATACGCATTAAAGCTTACATCCAATGTATAATTTTTCAATATTAAAAGAGCTAAAGGTTTCCCTTTACTAGCGTTTTGGTTCTTATAGTATGCTTATGAGCTTCGTAGAGAAATAAATTTGATCTCCCTGCCTAGTTTTACATAGACAAGTGTACTCACGCTCTAGAAAAGTATAAAAGCATGCCTTTTCCCATCAAACTTTTTTAATATAACTATTAACATACGATAACAAATTTTAAAATTATTTTATTTTTCATAATAAAAAACATGTTATCTTACCCTCTTGGGGGAGCACTAAAGCACTAAATCATTTTGATGTTATTAAAAGTCATAAAGGTCCTTTAGCTGTGCTGTAAGCATATTAGCGTAGCTGCTAAACACTCTTTATTGCTATTAGAGAGTCTACCTACTTACCCAAAATGCTTCACTTTGGGCTTTTTACTTTTTTACTCACCCTCATTAAGTCAATCGCTATATTTTTACTTAAAAACATGAGGGTAAGGTG
This window contains:
- the nadD gene encoding nicotinate (nicotinamide) nucleotide adenylyltransferase, whose protein sequence is MRIHKHVGIYGGTFDPIHFGHLNTAIEIMEAHQLDEIWFCPALVNPDKLGAEPTLAYHRLKMLEIALQELPCFGIIPYELERPGPSYTIDTLHEIIKEEKKEAYPSKFYLIMGEDTAFSFVHWKEAKEILTLATPLICRRYASEQPIIWEGDPEICAALQKGMTSAYVMEISASRIRERVLQGLYIGHLVPAKVIDYIYQNHLYSSRPGQK